One genomic region from Halobacteriovorax vibrionivorans encodes:
- the rdgB gene encoding RdgB/HAM1 family non-canonical purine NTP pyrophosphatase → MNFILASGNAHKAEEFGILFKDSNVTVKAAPTKLEVVEDGTTYQENALKKAQAYYEEFKKPVLADDSGINVEALPDELGIFSARFGGEGLTDKQRAELLLEKLLDKEKREAFFTCVLCFYISPEEIYFFEGRMEGEISDSYVGDGGFGYDPVFCPKAFPNKTVAELEEWKNANSHRAKAVESAVKFFKEL, encoded by the coding sequence ATGAACTTTATTCTTGCATCTGGTAATGCCCACAAGGCCGAAGAGTTTGGTATTCTTTTTAAAGATAGTAACGTTACCGTAAAGGCAGCACCAACTAAATTAGAAGTGGTTGAAGATGGAACAACCTATCAAGAAAATGCCTTAAAAAAAGCACAGGCATATTATGAAGAATTTAAAAAGCCTGTTCTTGCAGATGACTCCGGAATTAATGTAGAGGCATTACCTGATGAGTTGGGAATTTTCTCTGCTCGTTTTGGGGGAGAAGGTTTAACAGATAAACAAAGAGCTGAGCTTCTTTTAGAGAAGCTTTTAGACAAAGAAAAACGTGAAGCTTTCTTTACTTGTGTTCTGTGTTTCTATATTTCACCTGAGGAAATATATTTTTTTGAGGGGCGCATGGAAGGTGAGATTTCAGATAGTTATGTGGGAGATGGTGGCTTTGGTTACGATCCCGTATTCTGCCCTAAAGCCTTTCCCAATAAGACCGTAGCTGAATTAGAAGAGTGGAAGAATGCAAATTCTCATCGAGCGAAGGCCGTTGAGAGTGCTGTGAAATTTTTTAAGGAACTTTAA
- the rph gene encoding ribonuclease PH — translation MSLIERSTPREVNFSININPYAAGSVLAEFGNTKVHITASIEDNVPRWMKGSGKGWVTAEYSMLPSSTHTRSRRERSKIGGRTQEIQRLIGRSLRAVVDLEKLGERMITLDCDVMVADGGTRTTSISGSFIALELAIQSLLASGDLKESPIIEPLAAISCGINKEGKIIADLNYEEDSSCDTDMNIVMTESGKFIEVQGTAEGQAFSREQMDALMDCATESLKIVFAKQKETLGQ, via the coding sequence ATGTCACTAATCGAACGTTCTACTCCAAGAGAAGTTAACTTTTCTATTAATATTAACCCTTATGCAGCCGGTTCTGTACTAGCTGAATTTGGTAACACAAAAGTTCATATTACAGCTTCAATTGAAGATAATGTTCCAAGGTGGATGAAAGGCAGTGGAAAAGGTTGGGTGACGGCCGAATATTCAATGCTTCCAAGTTCAACTCATACTCGCTCAAGACGTGAACGCTCTAAAATTGGAGGACGAACTCAGGAAATTCAAAGGTTAATTGGACGAAGCTTAAGGGCCGTCGTTGATCTTGAAAAGCTTGGTGAGCGAATGATTACGCTAGATTGTGACGTAATGGTTGCAGATGGTGGTACAAGAACAACTTCTATCTCTGGCTCTTTTATTGCTCTTGAATTGGCAATTCAATCATTACTTGCAAGTGGTGACTTAAAAGAAAGTCCAATTATTGAACCATTGGCCGCAATTAGTTGTGGAATTAATAAAGAAGGTAAGATTATTGCTGATTTAAATTATGAAGAAGATTCAAGTTGTGACACAGATATGAATATTGTTATGACTGAGTCTGGAAAGTTTATTGAAGTTCAAGGAACGGCCGAAGGCCAGGCATTTTCAAGAGAACAAATGGATGCTCTTATGGATTGTGCAACAGAGTCATTAAAAATTGTATTTGCAAAACAAAAAGAAACTTTAGGACAGTAA
- a CDS encoding biotin--[acetyl-CoA-carboxylase] ligase has translation MKHLHFKELPSTQLKAIELIEEHNSILISAQKQTQGRGRRDNNWEDLENSLAFSFNISPTGKPTLLALEIAITLAKYFDEDNLSLKWPNDIYNEKGKKVIGILVNKEGDDYIIGIGINYGPVTKSTHNNYGQLKSGHLLNEEEYKTLPEQIYKYICENRLNDHDIISKWSRLSFHINQKCKVIDGDEIITGTFEGIGEYGEALIKNGDKIEKAYTGSLLLD, from the coding sequence ATGAAACACTTACACTTTAAAGAACTTCCCTCTACCCAACTTAAAGCTATTGAATTAATTGAAGAACACAATTCAATTCTAATTAGCGCACAGAAGCAAACACAAGGAAGAGGTAGAAGAGATAATAATTGGGAAGATCTCGAAAATAGTCTAGCTTTCTCATTTAATATTAGCCCTACAGGTAAGCCTACTCTTCTGGCACTAGAAATTGCGATTACTCTTGCGAAGTATTTTGATGAAGATAATTTAAGTCTCAAATGGCCTAACGATATTTACAATGAAAAAGGAAAGAAGGTCATTGGAATCCTCGTAAATAAAGAGGGAGATGATTACATTATTGGTATTGGAATAAATTATGGCCCAGTTACGAAGTCCACTCATAATAACTATGGACAGCTAAAATCAGGTCACTTACTTAACGAAGAAGAGTACAAGACTCTACCGGAGCAAATTTATAAGTATATCTGTGAGAATCGATTAAACGATCATGACATTATCTCAAAATGGAGTCGATTAAGCTTTCATATCAATCAAAAATGTAAAGTTATTGATGGTGATGAGATTATCACTGGCACATTTGAAGGCATTGGTGAATATGGTGAAGCATTGATTAAAAACGGAGATAAAATAGAGAAAGCCTATACAGGCTCTCTCTTATTGGATTAG
- a CDS encoding response regulator, with translation MSRKVLVADDSQTIQKVIKITFASQDFELTPVLDEEDIFNQSEDFDLILLDFGLADDGYGLGRKVRERFSQTPILAMLGTFDIIDEEKLRSSGYSDKVVKPFETEKFINLCNDLIENGVSDEQPIEDSEEFPQEDSEDDNFSGWGVDTTQGEFEEEDQTGEFHLDDKQDIDSLENEETIDPSDLSSELDGWGFDPTNLKGSDVTGDFDSLPPVIEGQEISSENEAPDINQEAASTVLDVSNYFGSLDDELDDDFPQEEPIIEEPRSQYTSEELSAEEDATDESDDFPQEIADENLWDVDEEVSQAFSSPEEDEHEIDVSNASEMNDNFSFERTTTALVNKGASKQAPSVDMEDLKASLRADVAPIIEKYAKEYCEQNLEKIIWEIVPDLAENLIKKELKTISKKVLTSISE, from the coding sequence ATGAGTAGAAAGGTATTAGTTGCTGACGATAGTCAGACGATTCAAAAAGTAATCAAAATTACATTTGCAAGCCAAGACTTTGAGCTTACTCCTGTATTGGATGAAGAGGATATTTTCAACCAAAGTGAAGACTTTGATTTGATTTTATTAGACTTTGGTCTTGCTGATGACGGTTATGGCCTTGGTCGAAAAGTTCGAGAGAGGTTTTCACAAACTCCTATTCTCGCAATGCTAGGGACATTTGATATCATTGATGAAGAGAAGCTACGTAGTAGCGGATATTCAGATAAAGTTGTAAAGCCTTTCGAAACTGAAAAGTTTATCAATTTATGTAATGACTTAATTGAAAATGGTGTTTCTGATGAACAGCCAATTGAAGATAGCGAAGAGTTTCCTCAGGAAGACTCTGAGGATGATAACTTCTCTGGTTGGGGTGTCGATACGACTCAAGGTGAATTTGAAGAAGAAGATCAGACAGGTGAGTTTCACCTCGATGATAAGCAAGATATTGATTCTCTAGAAAATGAAGAAACGATCGATCCTTCAGATTTAAGCTCTGAGTTAGACGGTTGGGGCTTTGATCCAACAAATTTAAAAGGTAGCGATGTAACAGGTGATTTTGATTCTCTGCCTCCTGTTATTGAAGGGCAAGAAATTAGTTCTGAGAATGAAGCACCAGATATAAATCAAGAGGCGGCTTCGACAGTTTTAGATGTTAGTAATTATTTTGGAAGTCTTGATGACGAGCTTGATGATGACTTTCCTCAAGAAGAGCCTATTATTGAGGAGCCACGATCTCAATATACTAGTGAAGAACTTTCTGCTGAAGAAGATGCTACAGATGAATCAGATGACTTCCCACAAGAGATCGCAGATGAGAATCTTTGGGATGTTGATGAAGAAGTTTCTCAAGCATTTTCATCACCAGAAGAAGATGAGCACGAAATTGATGTTTCTAATGCTAGTGAAATGAATGATAATTTCTCTTTTGAGCGCACAACAACAGCTCTTGTTAATAAAGGTGCATCAAAGCAGGCACCAAGTGTTGATATGGAAGACTTAAAAGCTTCATTAAGAGCTGACGTCGCACCTATCATTGAAAAATATGCAAAAGAATATTGCGAACAAAACCTAGAGAAGATTATTTGGGAAATTGTTCCAGATCTTGCAGAGAACCTAATTAAAAAAGAACTTAAGACAATCTCAAAAAAAGTTCTTACTTCAATTTCAGAATAA
- a CDS encoding PP2C family protein-serine/threonine phosphatase: protein MRELESFFARTHQGPYLNLNEDSTYINLKQKIFGVFDGFGGSGISDLNLESVTKSIENYFTKLSGDPNATMPYFYSPQYVLETNALVNAMMIAHKNLMAINKKKEMKDKGGVSVALTMLSENILSVVSCGNCVALLYRDGALSQISAPDSPTQISTSDNTHHKSTFPLVALGLYEEISPKIWEVNVMPHDKVILLSDGVYGSLSLNDIKRVVQELGPDEVTQIDGLFNFANRKGNLDNQSAIIFSIL from the coding sequence ATGAGAGAACTTGAAAGCTTTTTTGCTCGCACACATCAAGGGCCATATTTAAATCTAAATGAAGATAGTACCTATATTAATTTAAAGCAGAAAATATTTGGTGTTTTTGATGGCTTTGGTGGAAGTGGGATTTCTGATTTAAACCTCGAATCAGTGACTAAATCGATTGAAAACTATTTTACAAAGTTATCAGGTGATCCAAATGCAACGATGCCTTATTTTTATTCACCTCAATATGTTTTAGAGACTAATGCATTAGTGAATGCCATGATGATTGCTCATAAAAACTTAATGGCCATTAATAAGAAGAAAGAGATGAAGGATAAAGGTGGTGTTTCGGTTGCATTAACAATGTTATCGGAAAATATTCTATCTGTTGTTTCATGTGGCAATTGCGTTGCACTTTTATATCGAGACGGTGCTTTATCACAAATCAGCGCACCAGATTCACCAACTCAAATATCAACTTCAGATAATACTCATCATAAAAGTACATTTCCTCTTGTTGCATTGGGGCTCTATGAAGAGATTTCTCCAAAAATATGGGAAGTAAATGTAATGCCACATGATAAAGTAATTCTTCTATCGGATGGGGTTTATGGAAGCCTTTCATTAAATGATATAAAACGTGTTGTTCAAGAATTGGGCCCTGATGAAGTGACTCAAATCGACGGCCTTTTTAATTTTGCTAATCGAAAAGGTAATTTAGACAATCAGTCGGCCATTATTTTCTCAATTTTATAA
- a CDS encoding FHA domain-containing protein, with the protein MIITVSKNGTILNNYEFTDQVILGQSASFLIGRSDDAQVKLEDPQVSRQLASLNYNGVSWTIKKLSDYDTILLNNTPMFDSEVEVKSNYFIVCNDYRITFTELEANVVNDVAESHDHQDVNDTPAELDDEVDIPIVEEEDETSVMDNPENGEIEDDAQTQEFDLNDEGPVQEDFQEQVQDDFNDSFESDAPSDDFQMDGNQEEGFGDFQDDGYSEEYNDEYGDQNYDIDTLDDDAGDKTQVFSGFANFILELFGEDVPYDHFNLDQAETFIGRDPNKCQIVLSDPEVSSVHAVIRKNRITCVLEDLQSANGTILNGKRINQKEITNGDEFIIGSTTFTVKIASDFIKSQQDMLMPVEDNQEIEIEEVVEVSDDDDLGDLELSDMPDDTEEKSIIKKILKDPEKRKKVLIYTVVLLGVYMFLFPDSEPQQKKSAKDKQAQEQKKKAVVTSVDKRLTKEQQEKAEALYQLATRYANEGNVVRAITEFEKLFLITKDYKQAQTFYQLAKDKYAELEKAEQERRAEEKRQLIKAKVDKLLEKAQAAVKEKNVTLARGLFQQIKELDPDNYDVANLELEINAYVKEKNRKELEEAQKKAERQRMVDALRPGEKLFLQEEWFKAVNALELFISEKNIDEDLMKKAVDMLKKSRQNLKNITGPLLGKARSLKEAEDLKASYEVFKEVLQYNPNEIDAQNELDDINEILTERARKVYRQGLVSESLGAFEEAREKFQEVQQISPVDNEYYIKASKRLKNL; encoded by the coding sequence GTGATAATTACTGTTTCTAAAAATGGAACAATTTTAAATAACTACGAGTTTACTGACCAAGTAATCTTAGGCCAAAGTGCGTCTTTTTTAATCGGAAGATCTGATGATGCTCAGGTAAAACTTGAAGATCCACAAGTTTCACGTCAATTGGCCAGTTTGAATTATAATGGTGTTTCTTGGACTATTAAAAAACTATCGGATTACGATACGATATTGCTAAATAACACTCCTATGTTTGACTCTGAAGTTGAAGTTAAGAGTAATTATTTTATTGTTTGTAATGATTATCGAATAACATTCACAGAATTAGAGGCCAATGTTGTAAATGATGTTGCAGAGTCGCACGATCATCAAGACGTAAATGACACTCCAGCAGAACTTGATGACGAAGTGGATATTCCAATTGTGGAAGAAGAAGATGAAACTTCTGTTATGGATAACCCTGAAAATGGAGAAATTGAGGATGATGCCCAAACGCAAGAGTTTGACTTAAACGATGAAGGGCCAGTTCAAGAAGACTTTCAGGAACAAGTTCAAGATGACTTTAATGACTCTTTTGAAAGTGATGCACCTTCTGACGATTTTCAGATGGATGGAAATCAAGAAGAAGGATTTGGTGACTTTCAGGATGATGGTTATTCAGAAGAATATAATGATGAGTATGGTGATCAAAATTACGATATCGACACACTAGATGATGATGCTGGTGATAAGACACAAGTATTTAGTGGGTTTGCAAATTTTATATTAGAGTTATTTGGTGAGGATGTTCCTTACGATCACTTTAATCTCGACCAAGCTGAAACATTTATTGGAAGAGACCCAAATAAATGTCAAATTGTCTTAAGTGACCCTGAGGTTTCATCAGTACACGCAGTTATACGTAAGAATAGAATTACTTGTGTTCTTGAAGATTTACAATCTGCTAACGGTACAATTCTTAATGGAAAGAGGATAAATCAAAAAGAAATCACCAATGGTGATGAATTTATTATTGGTTCAACGACGTTCACTGTAAAAATTGCAAGTGACTTCATTAAAAGTCAGCAGGATATGCTGATGCCAGTTGAAGATAATCAGGAAATCGAAATCGAGGAAGTTGTAGAAGTTTCAGATGATGACGATTTAGGTGATCTTGAATTATCTGATATGCCTGATGATACCGAAGAAAAATCAATCATCAAAAAAATACTAAAAGATCCGGAAAAACGTAAAAAAGTTCTAATTTATACTGTCGTATTGTTAGGGGTTTATATGTTTTTATTTCCTGATAGTGAGCCTCAACAGAAAAAGAGTGCTAAGGATAAGCAAGCTCAAGAGCAAAAAAAGAAAGCAGTTGTTACATCTGTCGATAAGAGACTAACTAAAGAACAACAAGAAAAAGCAGAAGCTTTATACCAACTTGCCACTCGCTACGCTAACGAAGGAAATGTTGTACGAGCAATTACAGAATTTGAAAAACTTTTCTTAATCACAAAAGACTATAAGCAGGCGCAGACTTTCTATCAGTTAGCAAAAGATAAATATGCAGAGCTTGAAAAAGCTGAGCAAGAAAGAAGGGCCGAAGAAAAAAGACAACTTATAAAGGCCAAAGTTGATAAATTGTTAGAAAAAGCTCAAGCAGCTGTAAAAGAAAAGAACGTCACTTTAGCAAGAGGACTCTTTCAGCAAATTAAGGAGCTTGATCCAGATAATTATGATGTTGCAAATTTAGAGTTAGAAATAAATGCATATGTAAAAGAGAAGAATCGAAAAGAATTAGAAGAGGCCCAAAAGAAGGCAGAAAGACAAAGAATGGTCGACGCATTAAGGCCAGGTGAGAAATTATTCTTACAAGAAGAGTGGTTTAAAGCTGTGAATGCACTTGAATTGTTTATAAGTGAAAAAAATATCGACGAAGATTTAATGAAGAAGGCAGTCGATATGTTAAAGAAATCACGACAAAATTTGAAAAATATTACTGGACCTTTATTGGGTAAAGCAAGATCCTTAAAAGAAGCTGAGGACTTAAAAGCTTCTTATGAAGTCTTTAAAGAAGTTCTGCAATACAACCCAAATGAGATTGATGCTCAAAATGAGCTTGATGATATTAATGAGATACTTACTGAACGTGCCCGCAAAGTTTATCGACAGGGTCTTGTCTCTGAATCACTAGGTGCTTTTGAAGAGGCTAGAGAGAAGTTTCAGGAAGTTCAACAAATCTCACCTGTAGATAATGAGTATTATATCAAAGCCTCTAAAAGGTTAAAAAACTTATGA
- a CDS encoding FHA domain-containing protein — protein MTKNLSAPESAGKYHRIICMTGKNKGICYYLNGKRVVLGRLSSNDVQVLDTQASREHVELTRVNNEYTLTDLKSQNGVMVNDLKVTQHKLKSGDKIIIGSTVFKYSFLEVKEEKALVEFEDEDEEDEEEEEEVKKTKPKKKKVDSKEAKRKKLIYGLAAIMLIFFFMDGDTEQVKKAKSNKTGSTVIESSNKNTGIQYKEDLEVKEKVEAYIHRGRREAREGNYFRAMQEFNLALTLDPNDGEAAYHLNIAKQRLDEKIKDMFDQATKNKDSLKYSRALGTYCAIYKLLIEYKTDERFIEAKKNVEDMAEKLGMKKSDNYCF, from the coding sequence ATGACAAAAAATTTATCTGCTCCTGAAAGTGCTGGGAAATACCACCGTATTATCTGCATGACAGGAAAGAATAAGGGAATTTGTTATTACCTTAATGGTAAGCGCGTTGTGCTTGGCCGTCTGAGTTCAAATGATGTTCAAGTACTAGATACACAGGCCTCACGAGAGCATGTTGAATTGACTCGAGTTAATAATGAATACACGTTAACTGATTTAAAGTCACAGAACGGGGTTATGGTAAATGATCTTAAGGTTACTCAACATAAGTTAAAGTCTGGCGATAAAATTATTATTGGTTCAACTGTATTTAAATACTCTTTCCTAGAGGTTAAAGAAGAAAAAGCATTAGTTGAGTTCGAAGATGAGGATGAAGAAGACGAGGAAGAAGAGGAAGAGGTAAAAAAGACTAAGCCAAAAAAGAAGAAAGTTGATAGTAAAGAAGCAAAAAGAAAAAAGCTTATATATGGCCTAGCTGCAATTATGTTGATCTTTTTCTTTATGGATGGGGATACTGAACAGGTAAAGAAAGCAAAATCAAATAAAACAGGAAGTACCGTAATTGAGTCGAGCAATAAAAATACAGGGATTCAATATAAAGAAGACTTAGAGGTAAAAGAAAAAGTAGAGGCCTATATCCATCGTGGAAGACGTGAGGCGCGAGAAGGAAACTATTTTAGGGCCATGCAAGAGTTTAATCTTGCCTTAACCTTGGATCCAAATGATGGTGAAGCTGCATATCACTTGAATATTGCTAAACAAAGACTTGATGAAAAGATTAAAGATATGTTTGATCAAGCAACTAAGAACAAAGATTCACTTAAATATTCAAGGGCCTTAGGGACCTATTGTGCAATTTATAAATTATTAATTGAATATAAAACAGATGAGCGTTTTATTGAGGCCAAAAAGAACGTTGAAGATATGGCCGAAAAACTTGGGATGAAAAAGAGTGATAATTACTGTTTCTAA
- a CDS encoding FHA domain-containing protein — MYKLVVVAGKLRGTEYKLEEGENTLGRSEECDVHFPVNGVSKKHLSVTVTQDVAFVKDLGSSNGTFINGKAIKRATVKNGDKIALPDSILQVVYVKEKKKIIKKRVETHEEDDEPTYISGGEMPENIFGKVIWLFKYRLMPVVHGINEEYEWRVLTGILLALFVLVTVTLTIFPVMKTSQSLLLMEVAKRGAHYADEIKRLNRGALARKDLDRVDTKFMEQGNNGVVSYDLFDIDGRIVRPLTKLNMYIDDSFSVQVREWAERTKKNDGDLPIVRRLANGEIGIGQKIKATNVKTGMLDVVGVIAIRFKPSSIADEASKSRVAYLEALITSFIASIVFFAIVYYMTIRHFDEMRFQIEEALRGTRKSIESSYLWEEIDPLRSSINSMIQRIRELQKTDDDMSFDELESDETYVANLYEFMQGAHGAVIVLDSQKNLAHINTLAEDITAIRGSSSEGMSLLDVAREKGFAATIIELCDASADNGGTSQKGEYELSGHYYNIYVTSLIGRDNYAKAFYVTLIKED, encoded by the coding sequence ATGTACAAGTTAGTTGTAGTAGCAGGAAAGCTACGTGGTACAGAATATAAGTTAGAAGAAGGTGAAAACACTCTAGGAAGAAGTGAAGAGTGTGATGTACACTTCCCTGTTAATGGTGTCTCTAAAAAGCACCTTTCAGTAACAGTAACTCAAGATGTTGCCTTTGTTAAAGACTTGGGAAGTTCAAATGGTACTTTCATCAATGGGAAGGCAATTAAGCGAGCAACTGTAAAAAATGGGGATAAGATCGCTCTTCCAGATTCAATCCTTCAAGTTGTCTATGTTAAAGAAAAGAAAAAGATAATTAAAAAGCGTGTAGAAACACACGAAGAAGATGATGAACCAACATATATTTCAGGTGGTGAAATGCCTGAAAATATTTTTGGAAAGGTTATTTGGTTATTTAAATATCGTTTAATGCCTGTTGTTCATGGAATTAATGAAGAATATGAATGGCGTGTTCTCACAGGTATTTTACTGGCTCTTTTTGTTCTTGTTACAGTTACTTTAACAATCTTCCCAGTAATGAAAACATCACAAAGTCTACTTCTAATGGAAGTTGCAAAGCGTGGTGCTCATTATGCCGATGAAATCAAAAGATTAAATCGTGGAGCTTTGGCGAGAAAAGACCTGGATCGTGTTGATACGAAGTTTATGGAGCAAGGTAATAACGGTGTTGTCTCTTATGATCTTTTTGATATTGATGGACGAATCGTTAGGCCTTTAACAAAACTTAATATGTACATCGATGACTCATTCTCCGTACAGGTTAGAGAATGGGCCGAGAGAACAAAGAAGAATGATGGTGATCTACCAATCGTTAGAAGACTTGCAAATGGTGAAATTGGAATTGGTCAGAAAATCAAAGCGACAAACGTTAAAACCGGTATGCTTGATGTCGTTGGTGTTATTGCGATTCGATTTAAACCATCATCAATTGCTGATGAAGCATCAAAAAGCCGAGTGGCATATCTTGAAGCTCTAATTACATCATTTATTGCTTCAATCGTATTTTTTGCAATTGTCTACTATATGACGATTCGTCATTTTGATGAAATGAGATTTCAAATTGAAGAGGCTCTACGTGGTACGAGAAAGAGTATCGAAAGTAGTTATTTATGGGAAGAGATTGATCCATTACGATCTTCAATTAATTCAATGATACAACGAATTAGAGAACTACAAAAAACTGATGATGACATGAGCTTTGATGAACTAGAGAGTGATGAGACTTATGTCGCAAATTTATATGAATTTATGCAAGGAGCACATGGCGCTGTTATTGTATTAGATTCGCAAAAAAACTTGGCACATATAAATACGCTGGCAGAAGATATTACAGCTATTCGAGGAAGCTCATCAGAAGGGATGAGTCTATTGGATGTTGCCAGAGAAAAAGGCTTTGCAGCTACAATTATAGAGCTTTGTGATGCATCTGCAGATAATGGTGGAACATCTCAAAAAGGTGAATATGAGCTATCAGGGCACTACTATAATATTTATGTAACGAGTTTGATAGGACGAGATAATTATGCAAAAGCGTTCTATGTTACACTAATTAAAGAGGATTAA
- a CDS encoding DUF192 domain-containing protein codes for MKITCGQYQICNNAIVADSFFKKLKGLMFSDRMDGFDGMVFYGTNAIHTCFMNYKIDVVFFNRKNEIIKIYRGLKPWRHTQIVFKASRVLELANGQLPLEVKEGDHLDICTS; via the coding sequence ATGAAGATTACCTGTGGCCAGTATCAAATTTGTAACAATGCAATCGTTGCAGATTCATTCTTTAAAAAATTAAAAGGATTAATGTTCTCAGATCGTATGGATGGATTTGATGGAATGGTTTTCTACGGAACAAACGCAATCCATACCTGCTTCATGAATTATAAAATTGATGTTGTTTTCTTTAATCGAAAAAATGAAATTATAAAAATATATAGAGGTTTAAAACCTTGGAGACATACACAAATTGTTTTTAAGGCAAGTAGAGTTCTTGAACTGGCCAATGGACAACTTCCATTAGAAGTAAAAGAAGGGGATCATTTAGATATATGTACAAGTTAG
- a CDS encoding type II secretion system F family protein has translation MTKGLITLLIFYVVTTFTSFDVSAQTYSDYSQRDFAALLKESCDKGAQASCFELGLLYQNFTGKNFKQDGINYPKEGKKIIQQACQNGERNACDYLQGAELFKSSQLLMWSSIILIGIAVYIVTQMMFQDNDSFQAAQKLEEGDSKKQDEFKKHGIVLQYSRPFFKRYISPIVSSMKNKKKIKEKYRRKLASAGLTEVLTTEDFYAFKLFLIIGFPIVFLGVREFMDADWQLSLIPVVAAVGFVYPDIWIKGKIDQRQKDIISGMPFSVDMLALSVEAGLDFVAAMTKVVDKAKPGPLTQEFEIFLKETKIGASRAEALRNMAWRVDLIQISSFCATLIAADSVGASIGPILKALSVEIRQKKSAQIEKEGATAATKILFPMMAFIVPSVLLMIFAPLIVDLVGGN, from the coding sequence ATGACTAAAGGTCTCATAACTTTACTTATTTTCTATGTGGTTACGACATTTACATCTTTTGATGTCAGTGCCCAAACATATAGTGATTACTCGCAACGAGACTTTGCTGCTCTTCTTAAAGAGTCTTGTGATAAAGGCGCGCAAGCAAGTTGTTTTGAATTAGGTCTTCTTTATCAAAACTTTACTGGAAAAAACTTTAAACAAGATGGAATCAATTATCCTAAAGAAGGGAAAAAGATAATACAACAGGCATGTCAAAATGGTGAGCGTAATGCGTGTGATTATCTTCAAGGTGCTGAACTGTTTAAGAGTTCACAACTTCTTATGTGGTCTTCTATCATTCTCATTGGGATTGCTGTCTACATTGTTACCCAAATGATGTTTCAAGATAATGACTCTTTCCAGGCGGCACAAAAGCTTGAAGAAGGTGATTCGAAGAAACAGGATGAATTTAAAAAACACGGTATTGTTCTACAATATTCAAGGCCATTTTTTAAACGCTACATTTCTCCCATTGTTTCTTCAATGAAGAACAAAAAGAAGATAAAAGAAAAATATCGTAGGAAGCTAGCAAGTGCTGGTTTAACTGAAGTTCTTACAACTGAAGATTTTTATGCATTTAAGCTTTTCCTAATTATAGGATTCCCAATTGTATTTCTAGGGGTTAGAGAGTTTATGGATGCTGATTGGCAGCTTTCGTTAATTCCGGTTGTTGCAGCAGTTGGTTTTGTATATCCAGATATCTGGATCAAGGGAAAGATTGATCAAAGACAAAAAGACATTATTTCAGGGATGCCTTTTTCCGTTGATATGTTGGCCCTGTCAGTTGAAGCAGGACTTGATTTCGTCGCTGCCATGACAAAAGTTGTAGATAAAGCAAAGCCGGGCCCATTAACACAAGAGTTTGAAATATTTTTAAAGGAAACTAAAATTGGTGCGAGTCGAGCAGAGGCCCTAAGGAATATGGCCTGGCGTGTAGACCTCATTCAAATATCTTCATTTTGTGCTACTTTGATTGCTGCTGATTCTGTTGGTGCATCAATCGGACCTATCCTTAAAGCACTATCCGTTGAGATTAGACAAAAGAAATCAGCACAAATTGAAAAAGAAGGTGCTACTGCAGCAACAAAAATTCTATTTCCAATGATGGCATTTATTGTTCCTTCTGTTCTTTTAATGATCTTTGCTCCTTTAATCGTAGATCTTGTTGGAGGTAATTAA